A single window of Rickettsiella endosymbiont of Dermanyssus gallinae DNA harbors:
- a CDS encoding TrbG/VirB9 family P-type conjugative transfer protein, whose product MPPTNDFTALCVSCFARQRTPIAGSSTSHCFHNAFLSHRMTVLTSANSYNFQLDANDAKISPTYQLKFNYPTAGYDNRGKSNAIGTCDPTQINWKYSFTGDQRLAPIEAFDCNGQFTYFRFKSSLPAIFVVDKKRKETLVNYHVKGNYVVVNTTAEQFTLRSGRYVTSVYNDALLGDWQ is encoded by the coding sequence AATGACTTTACGGCGTTATGCGTTTCCTGCTTCGCCCGTCAACGCACGCCTATCGCGGGCTCTTCGACTTCGCATTGCTTTCACAATGCTTTCCTGTCTCATCGTATGACCGTATTAACCAGTGCCAATAGCTATAACTTTCAATTAGATGCCAACGATGCAAAGATCTCACCAACCTATCAATTAAAATTTAATTATCCGACGGCCGGTTATGATAACCGTGGAAAAAGTAATGCGATTGGTACTTGTGATCCTACCCAAATCAACTGGAAATATAGTTTTACTGGCGATCAACGTTTAGCACCGATTGAAGCCTTTGATTGCAATGGTCAGTTTACCTATTTTCGTTTCAAAAGTAGTTTACCGGCTATTTTTGTAGTGGATAAAAAACGTAAAGAGACGCTCGTTAATTATCACGTGAAAGGAAACTATGTGGTGGTTAATACCACTGCCGAGCAATTTACCTTACGCAGTGGGCGTTATGTGACCAGCGTCTATAACGATGCCCTTCTAGGCGATTGGCAATAG